In Quercus robur chromosome 11, dhQueRobu3.1, whole genome shotgun sequence, the following proteins share a genomic window:
- the LOC126705311 gene encoding potassium transporter 10-like isoform X2, producing MIIPNQDQTDEELTTYSRSIFPEKSFAARTKRWLEENAFKKTALLVLVLIGSCMVIGDGILTPAISVLSAVGGINVGHSMISNDVVVLVAVAILVGLFSMQHYGTDRVGWLFAPIVLIWFFLIGGIGIFNIWRYDSSVLKAFSPVYIYRYFKRGGKDSWTSLGGIMLSITGTEALFADLSHFPVASIQIAFTVIVFPCLLLAYSGQAAYLLKNPKCVGGAFYHSIPDKIYWPVFLVATAAAVVASQATISATFSLVKQALALGCFPRVKVIHTSKKFRNQIYIPDINWILMILCIAVTVGFKNQTQIGNASGTAVVIVMLETTLLITLIMILVWRCHWTIVLIFTGLSLVVECTYFSAVLLKVNQGGWVPLVIAAAFFIIMYAWHYGTVKRYEFEVHSKVSMAWILGLGPSLGLVRVPGIGLVYTELASGVPNIFSHFVTNLPAIHSVLVFVCVKYLPVHMVPEEERFLVKRIGPKNFHMFRCVARYGYQDLHKKDHQFEKKLFDNLLLFVRFESLMEGSSDSEYSSLDGEEIDQSDNILFNNNGNTCHSNAGNTVSSEDSIVIVNSSLLANDTIRSCSQASNQIETDELEFLTACRDVGVVHILGNTVVKAARDSGLYNRIAIDYIYAFLRKICRENSVIFNVPQESLLNVGQIMYV from the exons ATGATTATTCCAAACCAAGATCAGACTGATGAGGAGCTAACAACATATAGCCGTTCCATATTCCCTGAAAAATCATTTGCTGCTAGAACCAAGAGATGGTTGGAGGAAAATGCATTCAAGAAAACTGCACTTCTTGTTCTTGTACTCATTGGCTCTTGCATGGTGATTGGGGATGGCATTCTGACTCCAGCTATATCAG TTCTATCTGCTGTTGGCGGGATAAATGTGGGCCACTCCATGATAAGTAACG ATGTAGTTGTGCTTGTAGCTGTTGCTATACTAGTAGGTTTATTTAGCATGCAACACTATGGTACTGATAGAGTTGGTTGGCTATTTGCCCCAATTGTGCTCATTTGGTTTTTCTTAATTGGAGGTATTGGCATATTCAATATTTGGAGATATGATAGTAGTGTCTTGAAAGCCTTTTCTCCAGTGTATATATATCGTTATTTTAAAAGGGGAGGGAAAGATAGTTGGACATCTCTTGGAGGTATTATGCTTAGTATAACag GAACAGAGGCACTTTTCGCTGACCTATCCCATTTTCCAGTTGCATCCATACAGATTGCTTTCACAGTAATTGTATTTCCTTGCCTTCTTCTTGCCTATTCTGGACAGGCAGCATACCTTTTGAAGAACCCAAAATGTGTGGGGGGTGCATTTTATCATTCTATTCCAG ATAAAATATATTGGCCAGTGTTTCTTGTTGCAACTGCAGCTGCTGTTGTTGCAAGTCAGGCCACCATTTCTGCGACTTTTTCATTAGTTAAGCAGGCCCTTGCACTTGGCTGCTTCCCAAGAGTGAAAGTTATACATACCTCAAAGAAGTTCCGCAACCAGATATATATTCCTGATATTAATTGGATCCTTATGATTCTCTGCATTGCGGTGACAGTTGGattcaaaaatcaaacccaaattggAAATGCTTCTG GCACAGCAGTTGTGATAGTCATGCTGGAAACCACATTGCTTATAACTCTAATCATGATATTGGTATGGCGCTGCCATTGGACAATTGTGCTGATCTTCACTGGCTTGTCACTGGTTGTGGAGTGCACTTACTTTTCTGCTGTACTACTGAAGGTCAATCAAGGTGGTTGGGTTCCTCTTGTGATTGCAGCAGCCTTTTTCATCATCATGTATGCTTGGCATTATGGTACAGTAAAACGCTATGAGTTTGAGGTGCACAGTAAGGTTTCAATGGCATGGATTCTTGGGCTTGGCCCCAGTTTAGGACTTGTTCGAGTCCCCGGGATAGGACTTGTGTACACTGAGCTAGCAAGTGGAGTACCTAACATCTTTTCCCACTTCGTCACCAACTTACCCGCAATTCACTCCGTTCTTGTGTTTGTCTGTGTGAAGTACCTTCCTGTTCACATGGTCCCAGAAGAAGAGAGATTCCTAGTAAAGCGGATTGGACCCAAGAATTTTCACATGTTCCGTTGTGTTGCAAGATACGGCTATCAAGACCTACATAAGAAAGATCATCAGTTTGAAAAAAAGCTCTTTGATAACCTGCTCCTGTTTGTTCGGTTTGAGTCCTTGATGGAAGGGTCTTCAGACTCAGAATATTCTAGTTTAGACGGTGAGGAAATTGATCAGTCTGACAACATCCTCTTTAACAATAATGGCAATACATGTCACTCCAATGCAGGTAACACGGTTTCATCAGAGGACTCAATTGTGATCGTTAATTCTTCATTGCTTGCAAACGATACCATCAGGTCATGCAGCCAAGCAAGCAACCAGATTGAGACTGATGAGTTAGAATTCTTGACTGCCTGTAGAGATGTTGGGGTTGTGCACATACTAGGGAACACGGTAGTGAAAGCTGCGAGGGATTCAGGGTTGTACAACAGGATAGCCATCGATTACATATATGCATTTCTACGGAAGATATGCAGAGAAAATAGTGTGATATTCAATGTTCCACAGGAGAGTCTGTTGAATGTTGGGCAGATAATGTATGTATGA
- the LOC126707532 gene encoding potassium transporter 11-like, producing the protein MDSRVEIDEDTENDKGSMWVLDQKLDQPMDEEAGRLKNMYREKKFSALLLLRLAFQSLGVVYGDLGTSPLYVFYNTFPSGVVDDPEDVVGALSLIIYSLTLIPLLKYVFVVCRANDNGQGGTFALYSLLCRHAKINTIPNQHRTDEELTTYVRSTFHERSFAAKTKRWLERYALRKNALLILVLVGTCMVIGDGILTPAISVLSAVGGIQVEHPQLSNEVVVIIAVIILVGLFSMQHYGTDRVGWLFAPIVLLWFLLIGGIGIYNIRKYESSVLKAFSPVHIFRYFKRRGKDGWTSLGGILLSITGTEALFADLSHFPVSAIQVAFTVVVFPCLLLAYAGQAAFIMNNKTNVVDAFYRSIPESIYWPVFLVATAAAIVASQATISATFSIIKQALALGCFPRVKVVHTSKKFLGQIYVPDINWILMILCIAVTAGFKNQSQIGNAYGTAVVIVMLVTTFLMILIMLLVWRCHWILVLIFTALSLLVECTYLFAVLFKVDQGGWVPLVIAAAFLLVMYVWHYGTVKRYEFEMHSKVSMAWVLGLGPSLGLVRVPGIGLVYTELASGVPHIFSHFITNLPAIHSVVIFVCVKYLPVYTVPEDERFLVKRIGPKNFHMFRCVARYGYKDLHKKDDDFEKKLFDSLFLFVRLESMMEGCSDSDEYSLYGQLTQQSRDGLLDNNGNSISSNLDPTISSVDSIVPVKSPLNVNNTVSSSGQGSAQTEIDELEFLNSCRDAGVVHILGNTVVRARRDSKFYRKIAINYIYAFLRKICRENSVIFNVPHESLLNVGQVFFV; encoded by the exons ATGGATTCAAGAGTGGAGATTGATGAAGATACTGAAAACGACAAAGGTAGTATGTGGGTGTTGGATCAAAAGCTTGATCAGCCTATGGATGAAGAGGCAGGAAGGCTTAAAAATATGTACAGAGAAAAG AAATTCTCTGCACTATTGCTTCTGCGGCTTGCATTCCAGAGTCTTGGAGTGGTTTATGGAGACTTGGGCACTTCTCCGTTGTATGTTTTCTACAATACTTTTCCAAGCGGAGTAGTTGATGATCCTGAAGATGTGGTTGGAGCCCTTTCCTTAATTATATACTCACTTACTCTTATTCCACTCCTCAAGTATGTTTTCGTTGTGTGTAGAGCAAATGACAATGGTCAAG GTGGAACATTTGCTCTTTATTCATTGCTTTGTCGACATGCAAAAATAAACACTATACCTAACCAACACCGAACTGATGAGGAGCTAACAACATATGTTCGTTCTACTTTCCATGAACGATCATTTGCTGCAAAAACTAAGAGGTGGTTGGAGAGATATGCATTGAGGAAGAATGCACTTCTTATTCTTGTCCTTGTTGGCACTTGCATGGTGATTGGGGATGGGATTCTAACTCCCGCTATTTCAG TTCTATCAGCTGTTGGCGGAATCCAGGTAGAACACCCCCAACTGAGCAATG AAGTGGTTGTGATCATTGCTGTTATAATATTAGTAGGATTGTTTAGCATGCAACACTATGGTACAGATAGAGTTGGTTGGCTCTTTGCACCTATTGTTCTGCTTTGGTTTCTCTTAATTGGAGGTATCGGCATATACAACATACGGAAATATGAAAGTAGTGTTTTGAAAGCTTTTTCACCTGTGCATATCTTCCGGTATTTTAAAAGGAGAGGAAAAGATGGTTGGACCTCCCTTGGAGGTATTTTGCTTAGTATAACAG GTACAGAGGCACTTTTTGCAGACTTATCCCATTTTCCCGTTTCTGCCATCCAAGTTGCTTTCACCGTAGTTGTCTTTCCTTGCCTTCTTTTAGCCTATGCGGGACAAGCTGCCTTCATTAtgaataataaaacaaatgttGTTGATGCCTTTTATCGTTCTATTCCAG AAAGCATATATTGGCCAGTATTTCTTGTTGCAACTGCAGCAGCTATAGTTGCGAGTCAGGCAACTATATCCGCaacattttcaataattaaGCAGGCTCTTGCACTTGGCTGTTTTCCAAGAGTCAAGGTTGTACATACATCGAAAAAGTTCCTTGGCCAGATATATGTTCCAGATATTAATTGGATCCTTATGATTCTTTGCATTGCTGTGACTGCTGGCTTCAAAAATCAAAGCCAAATTGGAAATGCTTATG GAACAGCAGTTGTAATAGTTATGTTGGTAACCACATTCCTCATGATTCTAATCATGTTACTGGTGTGGCGCTGCCACTGGATCCTTGTCCTGATCTTCACTGCCTTATCGCTGCTTGTTGAGTGCACTTACCTTTTCGCTGTACTCTTTAAGGTTGATCAAGGTGGGTGGGTTCCCCTTGTAATTGCAGCAGCCTTTCTTCTCGTCATGTATGTTTGGCATTATGGTACTGTGAAACGATATGAGTTTGAGATGCATAGTAAGGTTTCAATGGCATGGGTTCTTGGGCTTGGCCCCAGTTTAGGACTCGTTCGTGTTCCTGGAATTGGACTTGTTTACACTGAGCTAGCGAGTGGTGTTCCTCACATCTTTTCCCACTTCATTACAAACCTGCCTGCCATCCACTCTGTTGTCATCTTTGTCTGTGTGAAGTACCTTCCTGTCTACACAGTCCCGGAAGATGAGAGATTTCTTGTAAAGCGGATTGGACCCAAGAATTTTCACATGTTCCGTTGTGTAGCAAGATACGGCTATAAAGACCTCCATAAGAAAGACgatgattttgagaagaagCTCTTTGATAGCCTCTTCTTGTTTGTCCGGCTTGAGTCCATGATGGAAGGGTGTTCAGACTCTGATGAGTATAGTCTTTATGGTCAATTAACCCAGCAGTCAAGAGATGGCTTGTTAGATAACAATGGCAACTCTATCTCTTCCAACTTGGACCCTACTATATCGTCCGTGGACTCAATTGTTCCGGTTAAATCACCATTAAATGTAAACAATACTGTAAGTTCATCCGGTCAGGGAAGTGCACAGACCGAGATTGACGAGTTAGAATTTTTGAATAGCTGTAGAGATGCTGGGGTGGTTCACATACTGGGGAATACAGTGGTGAGAGCAAGGAGGGACTCAAAGTTCTACAGGAAGATAgccattaattatatatatgcattCCTTAGGAAAATATGCAGGGAGAACAGTGTCATTTTCAATGTACCTCATGAGAGTCTTTTGAACGTTGGGCAGGTTTTCTTTGTATAA